A segment of the Streptomyces sp. ITFR-21 genome:
CTCCCGCTCGCCGATCGACTGCGACCAGCCCCGGCGCCGTACCCCGGACAGCGCGGTCGCGGTGAAGCGGGCCCCCTGCAGGCCGCGGTGCAGCCGCTCCGGCTCCTCCCAGGCCATCAGCACCTGGGCCGCGGAACCGGCCTTCATCGGCAGCGTGGACCCGACCGGCACGGTGTCCCGCAGTCCCGACAGCCGCTCCGCGGCGGCCACGCAGATCCGCATGTCGCCCTGGCGGCGGTAGAGCTGCGCGCTCTCGCCGGTCACGTCCCGCAGATGCGTCAGGACCGGCCCCGCGGTCGCCAGCAGCCGGTCCTCGCCCGCCGCGGCGGCCAGCTCGGACAGCCGCGGCCCGAGGATGAAGCGGCCCTGCATGTCGCGCGCCACCATCCGGTGGTGTTCCAGCGCGACCGCCAGCCGGTGCGCGGTCGGGCGGGCCAGGCCCGTGGCGCCGACGAGACCGGCCAGGGTGGCCGGGCCGGACTCCAGCGCGCTGAGCACCAGAGCCGCCTTGTCGAGAACGCCGACGCCGCTAGAGTTGTCCATGCAACGATATTCGCGTCTCACACTATGAAACGCAACCCCATTTTCCCCGGGGACGCGTCAGGCTGGGCGCACACCGCAGAACACACACCGAGTTGGCCCGGCGAAGTGGCTGAGGCCGGAGGGACAGCGATGGGTAGGACACTCGCGGAAAAAGTCTGGGACGACCATCTCGTCCGCCGCGTCGAGGGAGAGCCCGATCTGCTCTTCATCGATCTCCACCTGCTGCACGAGGTGACCAGCCCGCAGGCGTTCGACGGGTTGCGGCTCAACGGCCGGCGGGTGCGCCGCACCGACCTCACCATCGCCACCGAGGACCACAACACCCCGACCCTCGACATCGACAAGCCGATCGCCGACCCGGTGTCCCGCACCCAGCTGGAGACACTGCGCAAGAACTGCGCGGAGTTCGGTGTCCGGCTGCACCCGCTGGGCGACATCGAGCAGGGCGTCGTGCACGTGGTCGGCCCGCAGCTCGGCCTGACCCAGCCCGGCACCACGGTTGTCTGCGGCGACTCGCACACCTCCACGCACGGCGCCTTCGGCGCGCTGGCGTTCGGCATCGGGACCTCGCAGGTCGAGCATGTGCTGGCCACCCAGACGCTGCCGCTGGCCCCGTTCCGGACCATGGCGGTCACCGTCGACGGCGAACTGCCCGACGGCGTCACCGCCAAGGACCTGATCCTCGCCGTGATCACCCAGATCGGCACCGGCGGCGGCCAGGGCTACGTCATCGAGTACCGCGGCTCGGCCATCGAGAAGCTGTCGATGGAGTCCCGCATGACCGTCTGCAACATGTCGATCGAGGCGGGCGCCAGGGCCGGCATGATCGCCCCCGACCAGACCACGTTCGACTACCTGGAAGGGCGCGCGCACGCCCCCAAGGGCGCGGACTGGGACGCGGCGCTCGCGTACTGGCGGACGCTCAGCACCGACGAGGACGCGGTCTTCGACCACGAGGTGCGGATCGACGCGAGCACCCTGACCCCGTTCGTCACCTGGGGCACCAACCCCGGCCAGGGCGCTCCGCTGAGCGCGACCGTGCCGGACCCGGCGTCCTTCGCCGACGCGGGCGACCGCTTCGCCGCCGAGAAGGCGCTGGAGTACATGGGCCTGTCCGCCGGGCAGCCGCTGCGCGAGGTCAAGGTCGACACCGTATTCGTCGGCTCCTGCACCAACGGCCGGATCGAGGACCTGCGGGCCGCGGCCTCGGTGGTCGAGGGCCGCCAGGTGGCCGACGGCGTCCGCATGCTGGTCGTGCCGGGCTCGGTACGGGTCGCGCTGCAGGCCGTCGAGGAGGGTTTGGACAAGGTGTTCACCGCGGCCGGCGCCGAATGGCGGCACGCGGGTTGCTCGATGTGCCTGGGTATGAACCCCGACCAACTGGCGCCCGGCGAGCGGTCCGCGTCCACCTCCAACCGCAACTTCGAAGGACGGCAGGGCAAGGGCGGCCGCACCCACCTGGTCTCCCCGCAGGTGGCCGCCGCCACCGCGGTGCTCGGCCACCTCGCCTCGCCGGCCGACCTGTCCGACGCCCCTGCCCTCGCGGAGGTCTGAGCACCATGGAAGCCTTCACCACCCACACCGGCCGGGCCGTACCGCTGCGCCGCACCAACGTCGACACCGACCAGATCATCCCCGCGCACTGGCTGAAGAAGGTCACCCGCAACGGGTTCGAGGACGGTCTGTTCGAGGCGTGGCGCAAGGACCCGGCTTTCGTCCTCAACGCCCCGGAGCGGGCGGGCGCCACCGTCCTGGTCGCGGGACCCGACTTCGGCACCGGCTCCTCCCGCGAGCACGCGGTGTGGGCGCTGCAGAACTACGGCTTCAAGACCGTGCTCTCGTCCCGGTTCGCCGACATCTTCCGCGGCAACTCGCTGAAGAACGGCCTGCTCACCGTGGTGCTGCCGCAGGAGACCGTCGAGCAGCTGTGGAAGCTGACCGAGGCCGACCCGACCGCGGAGATCACCGTGGACCTGGTGGCCCGCGAGGTCCGCGCCGACGGCGTCACCGCCTCGTTCGAGCTCGACGACAACGCCCGCTGGCGGCTGCTCGAAGGGCTCGACGACATCAGCCTGACGCTGGCCGCCGAGTCCGACATCGCCGCCTACGAGGCCGGCCGGCCGTCCTTCAAGCCCAGCACGGTCGTCAGCGCCTGAACCGGCGGCCGATCCGGCCCCGCGGCCGCGGCCGCCCGATACGGCTCCACCCCTGAGCGCCCCCCGCCCGTCCGCGGGGGGCGCTCAGGCGTGTCCGGGGTCCTGTCCGGCAAGCCGGTTCACCGGCGGCCAAGGGCCCGGTCGAACACCCCCGGAACACCCGGTTGGCCCTGTCGCTCCCGACAACTCGCCGCAGATGGCACAATCGACGCATGGAACGCGACAGCCAACTCATGCTCTACGGGGTTCTGGCCGCGCGTTCGCAGCAGACGCACACCCGCGTCGCCCGTCCCGAAGTCCCTGGTGGGACACGGCGGGAGTCGGGTCGGTGGCTGCCCGCGGTGACCGCGGCGGCGAAGCGCGATCCCGGCGACGCGGTACGGCGTCCGGGCGCGTTAACGGCTGAGTTGGACGACCTCGGAATCCCTGATCGCTGATCACCGGAAGCACCGAGTTCGTTGCGGCACAAGGGTGATTCGCCCGTTTCGTATTTGATTTGCGGTATATATCCGCCTAGCGTGCGAAATCAGCCCGTACTCATTCGCCGGGCAAGTTTCCGATAGGGGAAGACGTGAACAAGGCGCAGCTCGTAGAAGCGATTGCCGACAAGGTGGGTGGCCGGCAGGCCGCCGCGGAAGCGGTTGACGCGGTTCTCGACGCGGTCGTCCGCGCGGTGGTGGCCGGGGAACGGGTCTCGGTCACCGGCTTCGGGTCGTTCGAGAAGGTCGAGCGTCCGGCCCGCTACGCCCGCAATCCCCAGACCGGGGAGCGAGTCCGGGTGAAGAAGACCTCCGTGCCCCGGTTCCGGGCGGGGCAGGGCTTCAAGGACCTGGTCAGCGGCACGAAGAAGCTTCCACGCGGCGGCGAGGTCTCCGTCAAGAAGGCCCCCAAGGGCAGCCTGAGCGGCGGCCCGTCCACCACGGCCCGCACCACCACGAAGAAGGCGGCGGCCAAGAAGGCCACCACCGCAAGGACCGCCGCGGCCAAGAAGACCACCGCCGCCAAGAAGACCACCGCGAAGAAGACCACCACCGCGGGGGCGAAGAAGACCACCACGAAGAAGGCGGCGGCCAAGAAGACCACCGCCAAGAAGTCCTCCCCGGCCAAGAAGGCCCCGGGGAAGCGGACCTCGGCCCGCAAGACCACCGCGCAGCGCGCCGCCGCCGCGAGGTGATAACGGGGCCGGTCGATCGGCCGCGGCACCGCGACGGGCCGGGTCCCCAAGGGGAGCCCGGCCCGCGCCATGTGCGCGGCGGGGCCCCGCTCCGGCCGGGCCCCGCGCTTCCTCGCACCCCGCCCGGTGCTTCCCGGCGCTTCCCGTACTGCCGGGCGGTCCGGGCCGGTCCCGGCTACGCCCCCGGGTCGGGGAACGTCTGCAGCGTGACGAACACCACCCGCCGGGCCGCCGCCGACCCCTCGGTCCGGATCCGCACCCGCTGCCCCGGCCGCAGCAGCCGCAGCCGCCCCGCGTCGAAGGCCGCGGCGTCGAACTCCAGCGGCGTCCCGTCGTCCAGCAGCACGCTGCCGGCCCGGGTCTCAGGATCGAAGGTGAACGCGGTTGCCTGCATGCGGCCCAGCCTAGGGCCCGTCCCCGGCCGTTGCCGCCGACCGGCTCGGTCCGGCCGTGACCGGCCGCGCGCGACCGCGACTGCGGGGGATTCCGGGCTACGCGACCGGGGGCGACAGGGCGGCGAAGGAGGCCGTCCGCGGGCCGACGCCCAGGGACAGCGCCGCCCGCAGATCGTCCCCCGTGTCCACGTCCTGGCGGACCGAGGCCACGTCCGGCAGCAGGATCTCCCGGGCGCCGGAGGCGAGGTGGCGGGCCCGGGAGGGGCCGCCGAAGGCAGGGGCGAGCGGAAAACCCGGCGGCGCGGAGAGCAAGGTTGTCCCCACTCCCGCCGCGTCGGCCAGAAAAGCGCGCTCCTGGGCGCTCGCGGCCGCGCGCAGGACCGTCGACAGCTCGGCGGGCCGCAAGGCCGGGAGATCGCCGTTCAGCGCCGCGACCGCCGCGCCGGCCCGGCGGCCCCTGATCCGCTCGGCGCCGTACCGCAGCGCCGCGTTCAGCCCCGCGGCCGGCTCGTCCGGCACCACGAAAGCCCCCAGCCCGGCCACCTCCGCGCCCGCCACCTCGTCGTCGGTGACCACCGTGACGTCCGCCACCCGGGCGCACGCCAGCGCCGCGGCCACCGTGTCCACCGCGAACGCCAGCGCCAGCGCCGGCCGTACCGGACCCGCCGCCGGGGCCAGTCTGCTCTTGGCCACCGCCAGCGGCTTCAACGGAACCACCAGCGACCACACCACGCCCGTCACATCCACCCGCCCATTGTGCGGGGGCCGCGACCGCGGTGGCGGAAGGTCGTCCCGGTCGGCCGACCGGGGTTCCCATGTACCCGCTGAGCCCGGCAGCGGGGGGCGTACCCTCCTGCGTAGCCGCGACGCCTGCGCGGCTCACCAGCGAACGAAGAGGAGTCCGGGTGTCCCGCCGCAGAATCGGTTTCTGGTACCGCCTGGCGGCCGTCATCGCGAAGCCGCCGCTCATTGTGCTGTTCAAACGGGATTGGCGCGGAATGGAGCACATTCCGGCCGAGGGCGGATTCCTCACGGCGGTGAACCACAACTCCTACCTGGACCCGCTGCTCTACGCGCATTTCCAGTACAACACCGGCCGGGTCCCGCGCTTCCTCGCCAAGGCCTCCCTCTTCAAGCCCTTCTTCGTCGGCGCCATGATGCGCGGCACCGGCCAGATCCCGGTGATCCGGGCCACCACCGACGCAGCCGCCGCGTACCGCGCCGCCGTCCAGGCGGTCAACGACGGCGAGTGCGTCGCCTTCTACCCCGAGGGCACCCTCACCCGCGACCCCGACCAGTGGCCCATGACCGGCAAGACCGGTGTCGCCCGGGTCGCGCTGCTCACCCAGGCACCCGTCATCCCCGTCGCGCAGTGGGGCGGCAACGAATTCCTGCCCCCCTACGCCAAGAAGCCCAGCTTCCTGCCGCGCAAGACGCACCGCGTCCAGGCCGGCCCTCCGGTCGACCTGAGCGCGTACTACGGCAAGGAGCCCTCCGCCGAGGTGCTGCGCGAGGTCACCGCGACCATCATGGGCGCGGTGAAAAACCTCCTCGCCGAACTGCGCGGCGAACCCGCGCCCGCCGAGCTCTACGACCCGCGCAAGGCGGCCAGGCGGGAACGGGAGGGCGCGTGACGGCCCGCTGCGCGGTCTACGGCACCGGATCCTGGGGCACCGCCTTCGCCATGGTGCTCGCCGACGCCGGCTGCCAGGTCTCGCTGTGGGGGCGGCGCCCCGAACTCGTCGCCGCCATCAACCGCACCCGCACCAACCCCGAGTACTTCCCCGGCCTGGAACTGCCCGCCGCGGTCACCGCCACCGCGGACCCGGCCGAGGCCGCCGAGGACGCCGAGTTCGTCGTCCTCGCCGTCCCCTCCCAGTCGCTGCGCGCCAACCTCACCGCGTGGGCGCCGCTGCTGCACCGGGACGCGGTGCTGGTCAGCCTGATGAAAGGCGTCGAACTCGGCACCGCCAAGCGGATGAGCGAGGTCATCGAGGACATCACCCAGGCCGGCCCGGAACGTATCGCCGTCCTGTCCGGCCCCAACCTGGCCCCCGAGATCGCCGCCCGGCAGCCCGCCGCCTCCGTCGTCGCCTGCCGGGACGAGTCGGTGGCCCGCCGGATCCAGACCGCCTGCCACACCGGGTACTTCCGCCCGTACACCAACACCGACGTGGTCGGCTGCGAACTCGGCGGCGCGGTGAAGAACGTGATCGCGCTCGCGGTCGGCATCGCCGGCGGCATGGGCCTGGGGGACAACACCAAGGCGTCGCTGATCACCCGCGGCCTGGCCGAGACCACCCGGCTCGGGCTGGCGATGGGCGCCGACCCGTACACCTTCGCCGGACTCGCCGGCATGGGCGACCTGGTGGCCACCTGCTCCTCGCCGCTGTCCCGCAACAACACCTTCGGCCACAACCTCGGCCGCGGCATGAGCCTGGCCGAGACCATCGCCGCCACCAGCCGGACCGCCGAGGGCGTCAAGTCCTGCGAGTCGGTGGCCGAACTCGCCCGTCGCCAGGGGGTGGACATGCCGATCACCGAGACCGTGGTCGACATCGTGCACAACGGGAAACCGCCGCTGGTGGCCGTCAAGGAGTTGATGTCACGCTCCGCGAAGCCGGAACGGTAAGGTCACGGCGGTATGAGCAACGTGCAGAAGTCCGACCGCAAACCACGGGTGGCCGTCATCTTCGGCGGACGCAGCTCCGAGCACGGAGTGTCGGTGGTGACCGCCGCCAGCGTGCTGCGGGCCATCGACCGCGACAAGTACGACGTCCTGCCCATCGGCATCACCGCCGGGGGCCGCTGGGCGCTCACCGCCGACGAACCCGAGCGGATGGCCATCGCCGAACGCCGGATGCCCACCGTCGAGCAGGTCGCCGACCACGAGGGCGCCGTGCTGCTGCCGGTCGACCCGGCCAGCCGCGAGGTCGTCTACACCGAGGCCGGCACCGTGCCCAAGGTGCTCGGCGAGGTCGACGTCGTCTTCCCGATGCTGCACGGCCCCTACGGAGAGGACGGCACCCTCCAGGGCCTGCTGGAACTCTCCGGTGTCCCCTACGTCGGCTCGGGCGTCCTCGCCTCGGCCGTCGGCATGGACAAGGAGTACATGAAGCGGATCTTCACCTCGTTCGGGCTGGCCGTCGGCCCGTACACGGTGATCAGGCCGCGGGAGTGGGACCGCAGCCCCGAGGCGGTGCGCCGCAAGATCACCGACTTCGCCGGCGCGCACGGCTGGCCGCTGTTCGTCAAGCCCGCCAGGGCCGGCTCCTCCTTCGGCATCAGCAGGGTCGAGGGCCCCGACGGCCTGGACGCGGCGATCACCGAGGCCAGGCGGCACGACCCCAAGCTCATCGTCGAGTCGCTGCTGAGCGGACGCGAGATCGAGTGCGGTGTGCTGGAGTTCGAGGACGGCCCGCGCGCCTCGGTGCCCGCCGAGATCCCGCCCGCCACCGCCCACGACTTCTACGACTTCGACGCGAAGTACATCGACTCCGCCGAGGGCGTGGTGCCGGCCCCGCTCACCGAGCAGCAGACCGCCGAGGTCCGGCGGCTCGCCGTCGCCGCGTTCGAGGCCGCGTCCTGCGAGGGCCTGGTCCGCGCGGACTTCTTCCTGCTGGGCAGCGGCGAGTTCGTGATCAACGAGATCAACACCATGCCCGGCTTCACGCCCATCTCGATGTTCCCGCGGATGTGGCAGGAGAGCGGCGTGGACTACCCCGAGCTCATCGACCGGCTCATCCAGGCCGCGCTGAGCCGGCGGACCGGGCTGCGCTGAGCCGGCGGACGCGGGCCCGCCCGACCCGCGTCCGCCGGGCCGGCCCCGGAGAGGACCCTCCTCAGATCCCCTCCGGGACCGAGCGCCTGACCGGTGCGGCGAGATCCACCAGCGGGCCGGCGTCGTGGGCGTACTCCGGCGGCAGGTACAGCTCCACGTACGCCTTGCGCAGCGTCGTGGTCATCCGGACGCCGCCGTCGCGGTCCTGCTCGAAGGACCACGTCACGCCGCCCACCGAGGCGGCCGGGGTATCCGGATCCGCGTCCACCGCCGGCCGCGGCACCCCGCAGCGCAGCACCACCGTCGGGCGGCCCCACCCGGCGACCAGATCGGATCGCGGCTTGAGATCATGCCTCGGGAGGCCGTTGAGCCTCGACGGCAGCAGAGCGTGCAGCGCGGCGCAGTACCCGGCGGTCCGCCGGTCGGTGACCGGCACCGCTACCTTGTCGTCCGTACCGGTCCGGAACGCACCGGAGCCGGCCGCGTAGGCCGCCGCCGCGCACAGGCATGCGACGGCGGACACGGCGATCCATAGGGCCCTGCGGTGGGGTCTCACCGGCTGAGCATATGAAGAGCCCCCGGAAAGGGGCTCGGTGGGGGACTAGATATGCACGACCGGACAGGTGATGGTTCTGGTGATGCCGTCCACTTGCTGGACTCTGGCGACCACCATGCGGCCGAGTTGGTCGACCGTGTCGGCCTGGGCCCGGACGATGACGTCATAGGGACCCGTGACGTCCTCGGCCTGGATGACTCCGTCGATCTTGGAAATCACCTCCGCTACTGCCGAGGCCTTGCCGACCTCGGTCTGGATCAGGATGTACGCCTGTACCACGGAACCTCCAGGGCGGCTTCGAGGATCATGTGGGAAGGGGGACGCCACGTTATCGCGTCGTCGCGCACAGCGGGGAGACCCGCGCGGTACCCGACCCCCGTATTGCCGGGAAACACCTGCCGGAAGCGGCGTCCGCCGCGACCGGCACCGAGATCGAAGGGGACCAACTGATGAAGGGGACTGTCGGCGAGCTGGGGGAGTTCGGGCTGATCCGGGAACTCACCTCCCGGCTGACCTCGACACCCGCCGTCCAGCTCGGTCCCGGCGACGACGCCGCCGTGATCACCGCGCCCGACCGACGGGTGGTGGCCACCACCGACATCCTCCTGGAAGGCCGCCACTTCCGCCGCGACTGGTCCACCGCCTACGACGTCGGCCGCAAGGCCGCCGCGCAGAACCTCGCCGACATCGCGGCCATGGGCGCGGTGCCCACCGCCGTCCTGCTCGGCCTGGTCGTCCCCGCCGAACTCCCGGCCACCTGGCCGGTCGAGCTGATGGACGGCATCCGCGACGAGTGCCAGGTCGCGGGCGCCGCGGTGGTCGGCGGCGACGTCGTACGCGGCGACACCATCACGGTGGCCGTCACCGCACTGGGTGACCTGCGCAACCGGCCGCCCATCACTCGTTCGGGGGCGCGGCCCGGCAACCTTGTCGCGGTCACCGGCTGGCTCGGCTGGTCCGCCGCCGGACTCGCCGTCCTCTCCCGCGGCTTCCGCTCACCGCGCGCCTTCGTGGAGGCCCACCGCCGGCCCGAACCGCCCTACGACGCCGGTCCCGCCGCCGCCGACCTCGGCGCCACCGCCATGACCGACGTCAGCGACGGCCTGGTCGCCGACCTCGGCCACATCGCCGCCGCCAGTGGTGTGGACATCGACCTGCGCGCCGCCGACATCGACGTACCGGCCCAGATGTCCGACATCGGGCAGGCCGTCGGCGTCGACCCGCTGCAGTGGGTGCTCACCGGCGGCGAGGACCACGCGATCGTCGCCGCGTTCCCCCGCGACGTGAAACTCCCCGCCCGCTGGCGCGTCATCGGCGCGGCCGCGGCGCCGGCCGGCCGCATCCCCCAGGTCACCGTCGACGGCGCCCCCTGGGACACGGCCGGCGGCTGGGACCACTTCGGGGAGCAGGTGTGAGCCGGGACCGGGACCGTACGGGAGGCGGCGGCTTCCCCGGCGGCTTCGTCGTCGGCTTCCCCGGCGGTTTTCCCGGTGGCTTCCCCGGCGGGTTCGGCGGCGGCCCCCCGGCCGGTCCCAGCGGCGGACCGGGCGCCGCCACGCCGGCCCGCGTCCTCACCGTCGCCGGGTCCGACTCCTCCGGCGGCGCCGGTGTCCAGGGGGACCTCAAGACGATGTCCGCCCTCGGCGTGCACGGCATGAGCGTCGTCACCGCCGTCACGGCGCAGAACTCCCTCGGCGTGCACGGCGCCTGGGAACTGCCGGTGGCGGCGGTCCGCGCCCAGTTCCGCGCGGTGGTCGACGACATCGGCGTCCAGGCGGTGAAGACCGGCATGCTGTCCTCCGCCGCGATCGCCGCCACCGTGGCCGACCTGCTCGCCGGGCTGGACGTACCGGTGGTCGTCGACCCGGTCGGGGTCTCCAAGCACGGCGACCCGCTGCTCACCCCCGACGCCCTGGACGTGGTACGCAGCCGGTTACTGCCCACCGCCACCGTCGCCACCCCCAACCTGGACGAGGTGGCGCAGCTGACCGGGGTGGTCGTCACCGACGAGGCCGCCATGCGGACCGCCGCCCGCGTACTGCTCGCCTACGGGCCCCGGTGGGCGCTGATCAAGGGCGGCCACCTGCCGGACCCGGCGCAGGCCGTCGACCTGCTCACGGACGGCCGGCAGGAGCACTGGCTGCGGGCGCCGCGGCACGCCAACCGGCACACCCACGGCACCGGCTGCACCCTGGCCAGCGCGATCGCCTCGTACCTCGCCCTCGGCCACCCGGTACCGGAGGCCGTCGGCCTGGCCAAGACCTATGTCAGCGGCGCGATCGCCGCGGGCTTTCCGCTGGGCGAGGGCACCGGACCGGTCGACCAGGGCTGGCGGGCACGCTGAAAAGCCGGTCCACCCTCGGGTGGACCGGCTTCAGGTAGCCGCAAGGCTGCGCCGCTACGTCAGCGCGAGACCTTGCCGGCCTTGATGCACGAGGTGCAGACGTTGAGCCGCTTCGGCGTCTTCCCGACAACCGCACGCACGCGCTGGATGTTGGGGTTCCAACGACGCGGGGTACGGCGGTGTGAGTGGGAAATGCTGTTGCCGAAGCCCGGCCCCTTGCCGCAGACGTCGCAGTTGGCAGCCACGGGACACTCCAAGACTTCAGATGCATTTACGATGAAAAGCCCGAGAGAGCCCCGGGCAACCGGAGCAGCATACAACGGCCGCTCCCGTACAGCGAAACTACCACGGACCGAGCACCGCCCCCGACCGCGCGCCCGGCCCGGTCCGCCCGGCGGCGCCCCGGCAGACCACGGCGCACCTCCGCGGCGCCCGACCGCGGTGGCGCGCCGCCGCACGGATACCCTCACCAGCAGCAGCCCCACGTTCCGGTGTCCCAGGAGGACCTGTTGCCGCCCTCGCTCGACGCTTCCGCGGTGCGCGCCTGGTGCCGACTGTCCCTCAAGGCGCTGGGGCGGGCCCGCGAGGAGATCGACGCGATCAACGTCTATCCGGTCGCCGACGGCGACACCGGCACCAATCTCTACCTGACCGCCGAGTCCGCCGCCCAAGCGGTCGAGGCGGTCTTCGCGGGCCGCGCCGCCGACCGGCCGCCGACCCTTCCCGAGTGCCTGCGGGCCATGTCCCACGGCGCCCTGATCGGCGCCCGCGGCAACTCCGGCACGATCCTGGCGCAGTTGCTGCGCGGCATGAACGAGGCGTTCGCCCCGCCGGGGGGCGTGGCCGCCGAGCAGCCCGGGGACTGCGATCGGCTCGCGGACCGGGGCCGCGGCCCCTGCCGGCCGGGGGCGGCGGACGGCGGCCCGGCCGCAGGCAGGGGCGCCGGACCGCTGGCGGCCGCGGCCGGTCACCTGCCGCAGGGCCCGGTCGCGGACGACGGGGATCTTTCCGCCGCCGTCCTGCGCCGCGCGCTGCTCGCCGCCGCCGACTCCGCCTACGAGGCGGTCGCCCGGCCGGTCGAGGGCACCATGCTCAGCGTCGCCAAGGGCGCGGCGCACGCGGCCCGCGACACCGGCGGCGGCCTCGCCGAGGTCGTCCGGGCCGCCCACACCGGGGCGCTGGCCGCCCTCGCCGGCACTCCAGGCCAGCTCGGCGTCCTGCGCCGGGCCGGCGTGGTGGACGCGGGCGGCCTCGGCCTGGTGGCCGTCCTCGGCGCGCTGTGCGAGGCGGTGACCGGGCAGGCCCCGGTCGGCCCGGTGCCCGGCGCGGCCGGCGGCGCCGGTACGTCCTTCCGGCACGGGCCCCTGCCCGTCCCCGCGCGGCCGGCCGGCGGCGGGGGAGGGGACGAGGGCGGATCCGACGGGTACGGGGACGCTGACGGCGGCCAGGATGCCGTGCCGGTCTGCACCGAGGAGGACCGCACCGGCCAGGACGGCCCCGCCTTCGAGGTGATCTTCCTGCTGGAGGCCGCCGACCACGAGTCCGTCCGCACGCTGCGCGACCGGCTCGACGCCCTCGGGAACTCCCTGGTGGTGGTCGGCGGCGACGGCCTGTGGCACGTGCACGTCCACGTCGACGACGTCGGCGCCGCCGTGGAGGCCGGCATCGCGGCCGGCCGCCCGTACCGGATCCGCGTCACCCACTTCGGCGCGCAGGCCGACCGCCCTGCCACCGGGCGGGCCCACCGGGCCGTCGTCGCCGTCGTCCACGGGGACGGCCTGGCCGGGCTCTGCGCGCAGGCCGGCGCGACCGTCGTCGCCGTCCGCCCCGGTGAGCAGCCCGCAGGCGGCGAGATCGCCGCCGCCATCCGCCGTGCCCACGCCCGCGAGGTCGTCCTGCTGCCCAACGACACCGAGCTGCGCCACGCGGCCGGCGCCGCCGCGGAGCAGGCCCGCGCCGCCGGGGTCCGGGTCGCCCTCATCCCCACCCGGTCCGCCGTCCAGGGCCTGGCCGCCCTCGCCGTCCACGACCCCTCCCGGCACTTCGACGAGGACGTCGTCGCCATGACGGCCGCGGCCGGCGCCACCCGGTACGCCGAACTCGCCGTCGCCGAGCACCGCTCGTGGACCATGGCGGGCATCTGCCAGGCGGGCGACGTCCTCGGCCTGATCGACGGCGACGTGGCCGTCATCGGATCCGACCTCGCCGGCACGGCCGCCACCGTCCTCGACCGCATGCTCGCCGCAGGCGGCGAACTCGTCACCCTGATCCCCGGCACCGGCGCCGACCCCGGACTCGTCCCCCGCCTGGAGTCCCACATCCGCGCCGCCCACCTCGCCGTCGACACGGTCAGCTATCCCGGCGGCCCGCAGTCCGTCCCGCTCCTGATCGGCGTCGAGTAGCGCGCCGGAGGCACCCTCCGGGGCGGTGCCGGCGCGCTGTCGGTGCGGTAGGCGAAGATGGACGCGATGACCGGCAACCCCATGGACGAAGACCTCCGCAAGCTCGTCGGCGACCGCACCGCGAAGGTGCTGGACGAGCACCTCGGGCTGAAGACCGTCGGCGACCTGCTGCACCACTACCCGCGGCGGTACGCCGAGCGCGGCGAGCTGACCCGGCTCGCCGACCTCCCCGTGGACGAGTACGTGACCGTGGTCGCGGAGATCGCCAAGGCGGACAAGCGGACGTACGGCGGCGGCAAGGGCGTTCGGCTGGAGGTGGTGGTCACCGACGGCAGCGGCTCGCTGACCCTGGTGTTCTTCAGCCGGGCCGCCCACGCGCACGCCCACCGGCTCATCCCGGGGCGGCGCGGGATGTTCT
Coding sequences within it:
- the leuD gene encoding 3-isopropylmalate dehydratase small subunit, translated to MEAFTTHTGRAVPLRRTNVDTDQIIPAHWLKKVTRNGFEDGLFEAWRKDPAFVLNAPERAGATVLVAGPDFGTGSSREHAVWALQNYGFKTVLSSRFADIFRGNSLKNGLLTVVLPQETVEQLWKLTEADPTAEITVDLVAREVRADGVTASFELDDNARWRLLEGLDDISLTLAAESDIAAYEAGRPSFKPSTVVSA
- a CDS encoding NAD(P)H-dependent glycerol-3-phosphate dehydrogenase, whose product is MTARCAVYGTGSWGTAFAMVLADAGCQVSLWGRRPELVAAINRTRTNPEYFPGLELPAAVTATADPAEAAEDAEFVVLAVPSQSLRANLTAWAPLLHRDAVLVSLMKGVELGTAKRMSEVIEDITQAGPERIAVLSGPNLAPEIAARQPAASVVACRDESVARRIQTACHTGYFRPYTNTDVVGCELGGAVKNVIALAVGIAGGMGLGDNTKASLITRGLAETTRLGLAMGADPYTFAGLAGMGDLVATCSSPLSRNNTFGHNLGRGMSLAETIAATSRTAEGVKSCESVAELARRQGVDMPITETVVDIVHNGKPPLVAVKELMSRSAKPER
- the ndgR gene encoding IclR family transcriptional regulator NdgR, producing MDNSSGVGVLDKAALVLSALESGPATLAGLVGATGLARPTAHRLAVALEHHRMVARDMQGRFILGPRLSELAAAAGEDRLLATAGPVLTHLRDVTGESAQLYRRQGDMRICVAAAERLSGLRDTVPVGSTLPMKAGSAAQVLMAWEEPERLHRGLQGARFTATALSGVRRRGWSQSIGEREPGVASVSAPVRGPSNRVVAAVSVSGPIERLTRHPGRMHAQAVVDAAGRLSEALRRTG
- a CDS encoding HU family DNA-binding protein, with translation MNKAQLVEAIADKVGGRQAAAEAVDAVLDAVVRAVVAGERVSVTGFGSFEKVERPARYARNPQTGERVRVKKTSVPRFRAGQGFKDLVSGTKKLPRGGEVSVKKAPKGSLSGGPSTTARTTTKKAAAKKATTARTAAAKKTTAAKKTTAKKTTTAGAKKTTTKKAAAKKTTAKKSSPAKKAPGKRTSARKTTAQRAAAAR
- the cofC gene encoding 2-phospho-L-lactate guanylyltransferase, translating into MVWSLVVPLKPLAVAKSRLAPAAGPVRPALALAFAVDTVAAALACARVADVTVVTDDEVAGAEVAGLGAFVVPDEPAAGLNAALRYGAERIRGRRAGAAVAALNGDLPALRPAELSTVLRAAASAQERAFLADAAGVGTTLLSAPPGFPLAPAFGGPSRARHLASGAREILLPDVASVRQDVDTGDDLRAALSLGVGPRTASFAALSPPVA
- a CDS encoding lysophospholipid acyltransferase family protein, encoding MSRRRIGFWYRLAAVIAKPPLIVLFKRDWRGMEHIPAEGGFLTAVNHNSYLDPLLYAHFQYNTGRVPRFLAKASLFKPFFVGAMMRGTGQIPVIRATTDAAAAYRAAVQAVNDGECVAFYPEGTLTRDPDQWPMTGKTGVARVALLTQAPVIPVAQWGGNEFLPPYAKKPSFLPRKTHRVQAGPPVDLSAYYGKEPSAEVLREVTATIMGAVKNLLAELRGEPAPAELYDPRKAARREREGA
- the leuC gene encoding 3-isopropylmalate dehydratase large subunit, with amino-acid sequence MGRTLAEKVWDDHLVRRVEGEPDLLFIDLHLLHEVTSPQAFDGLRLNGRRVRRTDLTIATEDHNTPTLDIDKPIADPVSRTQLETLRKNCAEFGVRLHPLGDIEQGVVHVVGPQLGLTQPGTTVVCGDSHTSTHGAFGALAFGIGTSQVEHVLATQTLPLAPFRTMAVTVDGELPDGVTAKDLILAVITQIGTGGGQGYVIEYRGSAIEKLSMESRMTVCNMSIEAGARAGMIAPDQTTFDYLEGRAHAPKGADWDAALAYWRTLSTDEDAVFDHEVRIDASTLTPFVTWGTNPGQGAPLSATVPDPASFADAGDRFAAEKALEYMGLSAGQPLREVKVDTVFVGSCTNGRIEDLRAAASVVEGRQVADGVRMLVVPGSVRVALQAVEEGLDKVFTAAGAEWRHAGCSMCLGMNPDQLAPGERSASTSNRNFEGRQGKGGRTHLVSPQVAAATAVLGHLASPADLSDAPALAEV